Sequence from the Prunus persica cultivar Lovell chromosome G5, Prunus_persica_NCBIv2, whole genome shotgun sequence genome:
GTTGGTTTGTGATTTTAAGTTGCATTGCAATGAACACGAATCCTTAAAGCTCAAATGTTCACACCCAAACTGACTAAGTAATTAACTATCACAAAGACAGTTTAAATATTAGTACACCCAAGTCAATGTTTCCTAGTTATTGTTGATGATTTATGATGAAGTTAGTGTTAGATATCATTACAAGCACTTGGTAGTAACGCAACCCAAAACAAGACCTGATTTAGAAGTTGACTTCATGTCCTTTTGATGAACTGCtgaacatatgtatatatactcaCCATAAAAACCACACAttaaaatgaaacaaagaaaatagatGAAACATATGCATAACAAACTTTGCAAGTTCTACCACCCTTTTATTCATTCCCaagatttctttctttctttctttcttcacttTGTAAATTGAATTGGGGTTCTGATTATTGCTTCTCCTCCATAACCTGgccaacttttcttttttaaatctgCATCAACTCTTCAAATGTCTTCATAGCAGAAGCTGGCAGACCCAAAAGTACATTTATGCTTTTCCTGTTTTTCCCATGAGAAAGGAACAAACTTACTTCCTTCTCAGGCAAACCCACTGGCCCTGACAGCACAGGCTCTCCCCACCCAAAATCAGTAGAGTGGAAAGCTAGCTTAGACCAAGTTGTGATCAAAAGAGTTTCAGACAAAGAAGGCCTAGCTCTTGTTACTTCAAAGTAGTCTATGGCAGACCTCATATAACTATCTGTAACCATGTGAACTGCCTTATCAACTAGCCCAACAGCAAATGACAATGGCTTCTCCAATAGCTCCCCTGCACTACACAGTGAATTTGTTAACAAAATTGCATTCCCAAAGAACCCTTCTGGTATTGGTGGCTCAAATCTTGAGCGCCCATCAACAGCAAAAAGAAGCTTTGTTTTCTGATCTGGTCTCATTCTTAAGGCCTGAGTTCTAGCTCTCCAGACAAAGGCAGAGAGTGCTTGAAATGTAGTGCACTTGTCAAGCACCCCATCTTCCATGGCCATTTTCTTGAGCTTTTCAATGTTCTCAgggtgaaaaaagaaagacctATATAGCAATTCTTCTTCATAGAGTTTGGTGTTATCAGATATATCTTCAATCTCAGCAAATTCATTGTGTGGAAACTCTATCTTAGGTGGTTTTCTGGCTTTAAGTATGCTTCTGTCTAGAAATGGGGGGACCTTAAGTGGCAAGCCTCTAGCAGTCTCACCCCATGAGTTCACAAATTCCATTGCCCCAATCCCATCAAACATACAGTGGTTGATACATAGCCCAAGGACAAATCCTCCACATCTGAACTTGGTCACCTGAAATTGATTAAACAATCACCttagaatttctttttgttcgtTTTGGTTAAAAAAAAGGTCTGGTTATATCAAAGATCAGCAGTAGTAGCACTCTTGACAGTTTCTTATACTCCAAGTTTTAACAAGTGTATCAAAAACTAATTATAGTTTTTGTTAAGACATGACGATCCTTGAGTAAGATGGTATGCTATATCAATGGTGGTGAGTATGTTCTCAAAACTGAAAGAAGAAAGCATGAAAAAATTTCGGAAACTCAAACCTGAGCAGCCAAGGGAGGAATCTCAAGTATGTTCTTCGCACCAGGGATATCATGAACCAGCTTCCCAAGAGTCAAAGGATCAGGCTTTGTTATGTCACCTATCTTTTCCATTTCACAGTTTGCTTCAGCTTCAACAAACACAGCACCATCTCCTGTGCAATCCACTATCAGCTTCCCCTCTGTGCTGATATTTAACCTCCCTGCCAAAGGGTAGTAGTGAACAAGAACCTTTGACAGGGCACTCTTTATGATCTCCACAGCTTCTTCATTCCCTTTTAAATCCGATTTGAAGCAGTAGATGGTACGAACGATGACTGCAATGTTCTGGTCCAGGTTTGAGAGGTAGTACAGGCCcttctctgtttcttctgCAGGAGGCACCAAAGTTGGTTCTTCTTTCTTTACCGAAAGTTCAAAGGCTTTGCCACTGATATCCGCCATCACAGAAAACACCTAAAGCATTTCAAAGAAAAGTAAGAGAAAAATAGGTGATCAGCCAATTTCCAAACCATATACATACATGCAAATTACATAATGAGCTGAATATAGTTTATATGTACCAAGAACTTTaacttttaaagaaaaaaaggaatattTTGAAGTGTACCTGTAATGCTGCAGTAGATTTTAGGATGGTGTTGTGATTTATATAGGGAGCAGCTGGGGCAATGCTTAGTAGCTCTGAGGTTTGGTTGAAACTGATGTGGCGTGTAGCTAGCTTCTgtgttttaattataaatagttatggatttcttgtttctctaccaaaccccaaaaaaaaaaaaagcaagacAAAAAACTTTCACCattaaaattgttttggttGGCAAAGAGTGAACTCTGCAGCATGAAAGAGAATGGTTTTCTTTCACATGTCTAATTGGTTGGGGTTCATACGCAAAGCTCTTTTAGTGGAATAGCCCCTCTCTCAGGAACAAGAAATTTAAGACTCTGACagaccttttgttttttgtttttttattcttaaatTCATAAGATtttatgaagtatatatattgGAGATTGGTGTTTTTATCTGCAGATTGTGCTAAGCTCATATAAGCTGAGGTAGGGTACTGGCCAGTGAACCAAAATGTTACCAGCACATGATTAGAATCAGATGATGATGGGGTTTGGTTGGTGGGTGTGTTAGGCCTCcgaaataaatatattaagtTGCTTGGTATACTTGCTCTAAATATTTAAACACAAAATTACCGATTAGAATAAGATTTATATGAATTTCATGGCCATATATCTTAACTTTTTGACCTTaattggaattggaaaaaaagtgagtgatcataaaaaaaaaaaaaaacaagtaataTTTGCATTTTACAGCTGACAATGGCTTTCTTACAAGTTTTAGCCAATCAGACAGAAGTCAGAAGGTTCCCCTTAGATTTTAggttgaggtttttttttttttggacaaaagaTTTTAGGTTGAGGTTAACCATAAGCTAATCCCTAAATCTCAAGCTCTGGTGGTGGTAGGTATAGAGTCAAATGTTCTATCGTTGAAGCTATAGGTCACCTCCTAAGAAACTTAGGGAGAAAAATGCATTACACTATTATTGGACCTTATGAATGGGTATATTAAATGCAAAATTATACCCAGTTGGATGAAACTTTTCAATCAACTTTAAGTAACATAGGGTTAATTAACAATGTGCATGAAATTCTTGGCCCAGATATTAACTCCCCCTTAAAATAAGAGATGTGTATCAGAGGCGCTGTTTCTATGGCCCAGAAATCAGATAATAAAAGCAGACAGATACAGCTTGTTAGCTAAAAACAGGTTTATTTTGAcaagacaaaataaaaagaaacgaggactgaaattaaaagaaaatatattttataaaaatcatttTACACTATTCCAATTGAAAAAACCCTCAAATATCATATCTCAATACTCCTCTCTCCTATTGTCCTTTTTGTCCTTTACTTActtaaaagaagaataaaatcgAAAATACTGTTTTTAgtccttatttttttctaagaaaTAACCTTATTTGTATCTGTTTTTAGAAACAGAAATTTAGAATATTACTATGCCAATGTGTTTTCTTTCCTTACAATAGGGATGACTGTTAAATACGACTCAAATTCAATATGATGCTTAATAACACAACTTGTTAATACGGATAATAAACATGTCTTGAGTAGTGTCAAACAAGAATACCCAACTTATTTAACTATCACCGcattttaaaaagcaaaaatctCAActatcatttctttttcttttgagctaCAAGCTCCTACTAATATTCTGAATCACTTGAACTATAAgctcctattttttaatacaaacctACAAGCTCCTTAACCAACAACCTTTATGATAATCGTTatagaattatttatttttatttttaacattttatAGGTTGATTTAGATGCCAGTCAGTTTCGTTTTAATAATCACTAATTAGTTcgttttaatctttttttcctcaaaattTAGTGGGACAGTTTGTTAATTCCTCAAAATCCAGGCTCCAAAAACAGTTACCCTCGTGCTAAATCAAATTGCAATTATTGTAGTcgaaaaaagaacagaaaacaattaagaaaaaaaaaaaacccacttACTACTCATTTATAATGAAAATTTAAGTCATGGGCATGGCTACAGCTAAACAACTTTTATAGGAGGGGGGGTTTAACTTAAAAAGAAGTAAACAAACCTAACATGAATCTGAGGTCAGATTAAAACTACAAAAGAGGTTAAAATAATATGGTACAAACACACCCAGCTGGGTATATTTATCTGAAAATTAAGGCAATCCTATCGGTTCTTAAAAACTGCTGATGACACACACCTCTGTAGAAAGATATGAACTGGTGAATGCCACCATATGGCACATATTCTGCAACGGTCACATATAAGCTCTGGCCTACTATGAACTAAGCATCATCTTCGTCGTTGTCgtccttttcttcatctttgtcGGCATCATCACCAGCTTCAGCTTCCTCCTCTGCTTCATCCCCTTCATCTTCCTCATCAGACATATTGTTAATTACTTCTGTAATTATATCCTTCACCTCTGCTTTTCTATGCATTAAATCAATACCGAAGTGGGTACCTAAGTAAATTACAGTTTTGCAGTTAGCTAAGTGTAAGCGAAGATTaggaaaggagaaaaagaaatcatagaAGATAGAAAGAAGCCCTACCAAGTTGCCTGAGAATGTCTGATAAAGTTGCCTGCACAAAGAAAATGcggaaattaaataatataactCACATAACTTCAACCATCCACTCAATGTATTGTTGCAATAGTCACTTACAGTATTGAAGTCCACTTCTTTCAGAATATCAACAATTACTGCATGCATATCATCTTTCGTGGGCTCTGCCTTTGCTTTCTTGCTAGTTTTTCCTTTCGCTGGCTCATGCAAGAAATTGATACAATTAAAAGACACTCCTAAACTTCTGGGAGAATTAAGCATTTCATGAAACAGCCTTAAAGTAAAAACATTAAAGTATCAAAATAAGTAGGAAGAATCCACGGCAAAAGCAAATCACCTTGATCCTTTGCCGAAACCTTGGCCGGGGACTTGCTCGTTTGTTTCTTGCCACTGGCTTTTTCCTTGACATCCTTCTGGCTTTCCTTTTCagtcttttgtttctttgcagATCGCTTTGCTTTAGTCTGTGAGCCAGAAGCTCCATCGGCATCACTTGCACCTCTTTTTGAAGTAGAACTAGATTTCTTTGCAGAATCCGAAGGTGTTTTCGCAGATTTTGCAGGGGTTTTCTTCTTAGCAGATGTTGTTTTGCTCCCAGCTTTAACCTTTGATCCCTCCTTTACAACCTTTTTGGATGAACTTTTTGGACTTGAGACCTGGTCCTTTGGTTCGTCTTGCTCTTCATCGGATTTATCCTCATGGTCTGTATCCTCATCCATCGTATTGTGATCATCATCTCCAACAGAATTGTCCTTTGCATCTGAAGTTTCATCATTGTCATCGCCCTCCTCTTCTTCAGCCTTGGACGACTCCTGCTTTTTTTCAACATTgggtatttctttttgtttctaagCACAAAGAAGGCAGAAAGTAAGACTCCAAAACTTTAGTCACAATACAAAATGGATCATGCTGCATGACCCACTGgcacacacatacacattgCAATACATCATCAATTCTAGGACTCCACTGCAAATGCTATCACATTaagagtttttaaaaaataaaaaaactgatCAATAAGAATATAGAGAAGACTCAATAAGTAAATCCTATCATCTAATTAAAAGCAAACAAGATGAAGTAAATCATTTgaggcttcttttttttctgggaGAAGAAGCTTGGGCATAAGCACATATAACAAAAGTGTTGAAAAATATGCATTTGAAGCAGGGAGCCATGTGTATAACATAACAATGAATTAAGGAAACTAATGCATCACAAAATGTACTCCAGATAGGAAAAATCATTCTTAAAAAtttctaatttcattttgacTAATGAATACGCACCTTGGCTGATGTTTCTGGTGATGCTTCTCCAGAACCTGCCATCTTACTTGGTGTAACCTTCCTCCTCCGCTTTTGCCCTTTCTGAAACGCAGACAAGAAACATGGTTTAACAAAAACACCGCAACAATTGAACTTAGAGCAAGcaaacaacacttttaaaataaataaaaaagaacaagaaaaagaagaaatagaacCTGTTCCTTTTCAGCAAGCAAAACATCAGTTGTGACATGTGGGGATTCCAAAAACTCCAGTAACTTAACAGAAAGCTCCTCCTGTAAGCCCAGCTTATGAGATAAGGTGTCACCCATCAATTTTTCATacactataaaaaataaaataaaaattgccaCACTGACCTTCTTTGTACCAGCCTTAATCGGAATATTAAGAAACTCACAAAAATCCACTAACTTTTCTTTAACGCACTTATCAAGCTTCTCCTTTACCCTTGTCCTCTGTTTTTCCtgctgaaaacagaaaaataaagatgaataCAACAGAGGCTCTAGTatttgtacacatgaatatacAAGAAGACGTCtcacaaataataaaaattgattaaGGTGAGCACACATAACATACAATACCTCATTCTCAGTCCACACATAACCTGAAAACTGACTtatattcttcttcaaattaTGAGCCTGCACAAGAACATAACCAATTAAAacacactacaagaaaaaaaaaaattattgaaaaaaactaCCAGATAATATGAGGGCAAAGCACCTGAAATCACTGactaaaaaatttaaccaAAAATTAACCTTTGCTTTTTTCCCAAAGAGAATTGTGTGAAGTAATTGCAGGTTGTCATCAATTTTTCGCTTTGACAACTTGAAAGCCACTGAAACAGTTCACAATATCAGACAAAAAATAGGCCAGGCTGCTGTAACAAGAAATTTTAATAGAAGTAAATAACACTTTGTCTGCATAGTAAATTCACATATAACAAGAGCCATATGCTTctctccaaaaacaaaaacaagagctatatattttttccacCTCTCAACGTGCAGTCATCCTACATGTGATAATTTGTGACATCTAGCTAAAGAAAATAACCAATTAGAACCATATCAAAATAAACTGCAGAGATCATAACTGCCACTAAATCATCCAACTTCAGGTCGCACTTCAGCTATAACACCAAGAGCAATGTAAATAAGATTGAATGCACAGTGGTGTTCCATAATTTGGATTCAGAACTAAAATCATTTTAGTATTCAAATTCATGGGTATAAGCTCCAGTCCCTTGTTTCAATATGAATATTTGGCATTACAACAACTCAAGGAACAACACAATGAAATTCATATCacaaaaatttgtttcttttcttccaacttatttattttccctttAATCCTAAGTACATAGCAGCCAAATAAGCATGGCTTAGTTGGCTGCCTTAACTCAAGGCTCATCTTTGCATTCGACACCAGTTCAACTCAAAAAAAAGCCACTACTTTGAGAATATGGGTATCAACTACATAAGGCTTTAGAATTCCAAACTTAGACTGTCAATAATGATGCAGTGAAATACCAAAACAcattgaaaaaatgaaaaggattGATCATGGAAAAGGAGTGCTCTTAGAAGTGGTTCTTTAATTGGAAGATAAAATGCATTCCAGCAGTCCATCAGAACTGGGACGGTCATGGATACAGAACCAGCATCACGGTCATGGATTCATAAAACAATATATGAATTACGAGCCCACAGGTAATGTTCTAACTTCAGAACTAGTAAAACTAAAGCAGCCACCACATTACAAGTGCCAAACACCTAAATCCGAGATCCTTTGTGAGGACTCTAGATTCAATAATACTACCAACACCAAACTGGTACGCAAAAACATAACTTTGCCGATGAAATGAAAGGCAAACATGAAAGATCTACTTAAAACAAATAGCAACCCATTTTGGATCATTTTCAGAAAGGCCAGAGAACATTCAGTGTCACAGACATTGTGTGTCATGGCAAACCAACGTGCAAAAATATTAACCGTTTTAGCAATTGAATCATACTGACAACAAATTTAACAAGAACTAATGtatcaaaagcaaaaacaaaaaacggaAGAAAACAAACTCATACCGTTTGGAATGTTCTTAAGTTCTGTACCGCGACCCTGAAATCACAAAAACCAAATCACCACAAATTAGGCTATCAAAAATTCGACAAAGATGAAATGAGAAGGCACCATTTCTCACCACCATACCTTCTCAATGTTCAAAGCTTTATTCGCCGAAGACCTTCCACTCTCAGGAGCTGAGTAGCGCTCAACTATTTTCCTCTCCCTTGTGGGCCTCTCACTCACCGGCGTTACCGgctccttctccttcttctccgCCTCAGCTTCTTTACTCGACTTCTTCCCTGACGAGTCTCGTCCCCGCTTCTTGGGCTCGGTCTGGtccttctcctcctttttGGAGCTAGTTTTTCGGCCCCTCTtcgccttcttcggagtttcttcactttctttctctttctcctcttcGCCTTCTTCACCAACTTGCTCTTCCTCGTTTTCAGTCACTTTCTCCGAAGCTTCCGGAACattctccttctcttcctccttttcttcctccttctcttgttcttcttgttcttccttaGGCTCCACTTCGGCTTCAGCCTCTTGCTTCTCTTCAAGAGGAGCTTCGTCTTCCGGTTTCTTGTCCTCTAGGGCTTCGGTCGCCATGGGTACGGAGCAATCAAGTATAGATCGAGAATTGgacaaaaataattgttaaaaACCCTAGATTTGTGGTTTTGGGAAATGGAAACCCTAGAAATCACAGAGCTGGGAGCTGAGGGGAGGGGCCTATGAGCAGCCTACAGGCATGTAAATCTAAGAGAAAGACGataagtgaaattaaaaattagaaattgggGTTGTGAAATTGGTGGGAATTGAAATTGGGGGGTTTTAATTTTTCGGGGTGATTTCGGGCGGGCTGTGGAAATATAAAGCGAGGGAGGGTTTGGTGGGGGTTTCAAAATTTCATGCCAAAATTTTGAGAGCGGGCTTCTGTCTTTTTACTACTAGTCagctactctctctctctctctcactcaccaccaaaaagaaattcagtGCGTACGTACGTACAAACAAAGCTAATTTTGCCACGTGTCCAATATGATTTGGTCGTGTTGCCCATTGGCTATGTGGCTAGTTCGAGTTCATAAAGAGGCATATAACCCCTTGTTTTGCAAAGGTGGATTTGCTAACAAATGTTCATAGCATTGTTTGAGAAAGTACAATAGTATTGTTGCTTGAAAGAAAAACGCTAGTGTTAGTCACGCGTGTGGGTGTGTATCAAATTGATTACTtgttgtgtgtttttgttttgagatCTACATATAGTTATAAGTATACATGCATGAGAGATTGACTGTAATATTCTACTGGCTCAAATTACAACGataaatttgtattattttcttaGAACAAGTTTGGAATAACTGAGTTTAAGCATGGTCAATATTAGAATTCCAATTTGTTCATATGATATGAGCATGCGATAACAGCATATGAATGTGAAGATAGGGGATTTAACTCAATCCCACTTGTTATTTGAATGTTGATTATCATCCATTTCCATTCAATCAAATTCCCTAAACCTAGTGCTTTACAAGTCATTTATATgtgaatttaattaatataaatgataaaccaaacaaaaactcatagattcatatttcatatcaAGGGCTCAATAAGTTTCTTCAATTAGGCAGTTGGCTCATGCATGTAAAAATCACGAGGAAAAGGCAAGGTTGCTATAATATCAGTTCACATCAACATACACACACCTCTACGAtgtattcatttatttataatttgggaTGCATGTAACGTTTTGAAACCTCAATTTTATGGACAATGTTTGTCTCATAATTTCCTTCTCAATACAAGATGTCGCCTCTTACAAAATGAcacttaattttattttttttcatcgactctctctctcttttcaccCAATCTCCTCTCCTCATGTGTTCTCTCATATCTCCATCTATTTTCCTGCAACTCATAtatggaagagagagagtgacaccgtataaattttttctcCCCTAAGTCGTACCCTGTTCTTCCACTattcctaaaattttcagaactCCCAAATAAATAAcgcaataaaattaaaaaggagagaaatCAATACATAGTGTTTGGGTGATGTAGAGAGATAACAGGGAACAGAGGAAGGGGAGGTGATGTAGAGATGGAAGATGGCGGTCGACGTTGACGCCAAAGATGGAAAATGGCAGCAATCGGGAAGAGAAAAAGGCTTAAAATTTCTTCTAAAGAATTGCAGGGGAAGAGACAGAGACATAGATATGAGAGGAGAGAGCAGGGGAAGGAGAGGAAAGTAggtgagaagagagagagtgagtcagtgaaacaaaaataaataaataaaagatacaAGTGTCATTTTTTAAGGAGGCCACATCATGTGTTGAGGAGGAATGACTCCTGATAAAGTATTGTTCTACTTTTATTAGATAAGATGTTTCCCAACTaagagaataattttttttctcgtgGCATACATATTTTGAAATAACTATTTTCGAATGTTAAACAATTAGAACGTATTGGGTTCATAGACATTTTGTGATTAACTATTGCtccatttttactttttccccAGAAGAATATAATTTGTATTATGCAAAGCGCCATGGAGGCTATGTATGGTAGAGTTCTCATAAGCTATGGTGATGAGGCTCCGCTTAGTGATGAAACATACATCCACCCCACATAAGGAAGAACACTTGCACTGCAGTCTGCATCGCACTTGATGTTTGCTCTTTGCACTTGTACAGTTGTGGAATTTCCGACTTCATTTTTTGAGGGCCACGGGACCTGCGAGCGCCCATGTTTTTGGATAATGAATTGTATTTCGGGTTGGACCAACATAAACTGAGGccgaaataaaaaagaaaaagtacgGCCCACAATGCGGCTTGTCCAAAGATCAACATAAACTCAAGCCCATAGTTGCAGGAAGATCGGGTCGGATACAACCATTCGAATCAAAACCCAGAATGTGGAAAAGGGCCACCTATATATAGTCCACACTTAGCGCCACTCGTGAGCTCCAGCTTAGTTTAGGGTTTCATTCGCCGTTCCAGAAACCCCAAGGCCACTGAAGATCTTGACCACCCGAAAATGGTATACTGCAAACCCTGATTCTATCGTGCTCCTTTTATGCATGCTTGAATCTTATGCTGCACTGCAACTGTTTTTGACTTGTATGTTTGTGGCTTCGATGATTTCTGTTGTTGGCGTGAAATGTAGAATTTCATACAATCTCTTGGGATTGGAATACGATTTCATTTGTAAAATCCTGGTGTTTGTTCATGTGAATTTAAACTGATGAAGCTTATTAGAtgatggaatttttttttcacatttgATGCATTATGTTAAACGAGAAAAATTATGCGGCTCTGTTCTATCTCTCTCACTCATATCTTCATCCAATTAAACTGATTTAAGtgttggtttttggtttttttatccCCAACTCTTATCTTGTTTGTTTAAGAAGCTTGCTTTTAGCCTTTATTGTTGGGAAGATCCATAAATGTAAGGCTGACTTCAATATTTCTGAAAACacttgtgggatgggattgtTGGTGTATCAATTATTCAACGTAATTGTGTTGTAACCCCAATTAAATTTGTGACATACTTAGAATTTTAGctactttttgtttggttttgtttgtttcaattGTCTCATTTTCTTTCGTTTTGCAGGCTCCCAAAAGAGGTGTAAAACCAGCTGCTGCAGCGAAGAAGAAAACTGTATTTCCTATGGCTCtacattttctaattttatttatgaagcATTGACTTGTAAAGTTAAATTTGGTTGCAGATTGTTGTCTGTTATCAAGTGTTTAAATATGTCTTTGTTCATTGCTGTCTTTAGGAGAAGGTTGTGAACCCACTATTTGAAAAGCGTACAAAGCAGTTTGGGATCGGCGGTGCTTTGCCTCCAAAGAGAGATTTGCACCGATTTGTGAAATGGCCCAAGGTTGTCCGTATCCAGAGGAAGAAGCGGATCCTCAAGCAACGTTTGAAGGTCCCACCAGCACTTAACCAGTTCACCAAGACTCTGGACAAGAACCTTGGTATGGACTAGACTATCATGCTAGTTTCTGCTTGAGTAATTTCAATTGTTAGGATTGTTTTGAATGGATTTGTTTGAACAAGGCTATCCAAATACttatattctatttttttggtcagaaTACTTAGATTCTTAACATCTTTAGAAAATGTTTTGTTGGATAGGTGAACATAAGTTAATTTCCTAGTGC
This genomic interval carries:
- the LOC18776033 gene encoding glutamic acid-rich protein isoform X1; translation: MATEALEDKKPEDEAPLEEKQEAEAEVEPKEEQEEQEKEEEKEEEKENVPEASEKVTENEEEQVGEEGEEEKEKESEETPKKAKRGRKTSSKKEEKDQTEPKKRGRDSSGKKSSKEAEAEKKEKEPVTPVSERPTRERKIVERYSAPESGRSSANKALNIEKGRGTELKNIPNVAFKLSKRKIDDNLQLLHTILFGKKAKAHNLKKNISQFSGYVWTENEQEKQRTRVKEKLDKCVKEKLVDFCEFLNIPIKAGTKKEELSVKLLEFLESPHVTTDVLLAEKEQKGQKRRRKVTPSKMAGSGEASPETSAKKQKEIPNVEKKQESSKAEEEEGDDNDETSDAKDNSVGDDDHNTMDEDTDHEDKSDEEQDEPKDQVSSPKSSSKKVVKEGSKVKAGSKTTSAKKKTPAKSAKTPSDSAKKSSSTSKRGASDADGASGSQTKAKRSAKKQKTEKESQKDVKEKASGKKQTSKSPAKVSAKDQAKGKTSKKAKAEPTKDDMHAVIVDILKEVDFNTATLSDILRQLGTHFGIDLMHRKAEVKDIITEVINNMSDEEDEGDEAEEEAEAGDDADKDEEKDDNDEDDA
- the LOC18776033 gene encoding glutamic acid-rich protein isoform X2; translated protein: MATEALEDKKPEDEAPLEEKQEAEAEVEPKEEQEEQEKEEEKEEEKENVPEASEKVTENEEEQVGEEGEEEKEKESEETPKKAKRGRKTSSKKEEKDQTEPKKRGRDSSGKKSSKEAEAEKKEKEPVTPVSERPTRERKIVERYSAPESGRSSANKALNIEKGRGTELKNIPNVAFKLSKRKIDDNLQLLHTILFGKKAKAHNLKKNISQFSGYVWTENEEKQRTRVKEKLDKCVKEKLVDFCEFLNIPIKAGTKKEELSVKLLEFLESPHVTTDVLLAEKEQKGQKRRRKVTPSKMAGSGEASPETSAKKQKEIPNVEKKQESSKAEEEEGDDNDETSDAKDNSVGDDDHNTMDEDTDHEDKSDEEQDEPKDQVSSPKSSSKKVVKEGSKVKAGSKTTSAKKKTPAKSAKTPSDSAKKSSSTSKRGASDADGASGSQTKAKRSAKKQKTEKESQKDVKEKASGKKQTSKSPAKVSAKDQAKGKTSKKAKAEPTKDDMHAVIVDILKEVDFNTATLSDILRQLGTHFGIDLMHRKAEVKDIITEVINNMSDEEDEGDEAEEEAEAGDDADKDEEKDDNDEDDA
- the LOC18776851 gene encoding omega-hydroxypalmitate O-feruloyl transferase codes for the protein MADISGKAFELSVKKEEPTLVPPAEETEKGLYYLSNLDQNIAVIVRTIYCFKSDLKGNEEAVEIIKSALSKVLVHYYPLAGRLNISTEGKLIVDCTGDGAVFVEAEANCEMEKIGDITKPDPLTLGKLVHDIPGAKNILEIPPLAAQVTKFRCGGFVLGLCINHCMFDGIGAMEFVNSWGETARGLPLKVPPFLDRSILKARKPPKIEFPHNEFAEIEDISDNTKLYEEELLYRSFFFHPENIEKLKKMAMEDGVLDKCTTFQALSAFVWRARTQALRMRPDQKTKLLFAVDGRSRFEPPIPEGFFGNAILLTNSLCSAGELLEKPLSFAVGLVDKAVHMVTDSYMRSAIDYFEVTRARPSLSETLLITTWSKLAFHSTDFGWGEPVLSGPVGLPEKEVSLFLSHGKNRKSINVLLGLPASAMKTFEELMQI